Proteins encoded within one genomic window of Pedobacter africanus:
- a CDS encoding D-alanyl-D-alanine carboxypeptidase/D-alanyl-D-alanine-endopeptidase — MIVSGYKSITVKIRGLKILLFAGFSLLLFCMGCSTEKRISRGVKKVFASAPVLKHHYSGFALYDLASGHMLFEKNADQYFTPASNTKLFTFYASLKMLPDSIPSLRYVERGDSLIFWGTGDPSFLQSKLKGTRAAEFLKSAAKKLFYAPGRYTGDFYGSGWQWDDYNDYYQAEINELPLMDNLLHVKAEKGKITLLPALFKDCLGADSAAIGQTFGLVRDFNSNHFKYPLMVIPESYTQDVPYKVSLPLTLSLLSDTLHKPVGLASLKMPLDARTIFNLNRDTVLKEMMLPSDNFIAEQLLLVCANQLGEELNTHKAISHIEKTYLSALPDKPRWADGSGLSRYNLFTPRSVVKLLDMIYKELNNPEKLFNMIPAGGKSGTLKNAYPKTDKPFVFGKTGTLSGVHNQSGFIRTKKGKTFIFSFMNNNYVTSATEVRKEMVRIMTYIHEQF, encoded by the coding sequence ATGATTGTATCCGGATATAAAAGTATTACAGTAAAAATTCGGGGGCTCAAAATACTGCTTTTTGCAGGCTTTTCCCTCTTGCTTTTTTGTATGGGCTGCTCCACAGAAAAACGCATTTCCAGGGGTGTTAAAAAGGTCTTTGCCAGCGCGCCGGTATTGAAACATCATTACTCAGGCTTTGCTTTATACGACCTGGCCAGCGGACATATGCTGTTTGAAAAGAATGCCGATCAGTATTTCACACCCGCCTCAAATACCAAACTGTTCACCTTTTATGCCAGCTTGAAAATGCTGCCCGATTCTATCCCTTCTTTAAGGTATGTAGAGCGCGGCGATTCACTCATCTTCTGGGGCACTGGCGACCCCTCTTTTTTACAGAGCAAGCTCAAAGGCACACGGGCGGCAGAGTTCTTAAAATCGGCGGCTAAAAAACTGTTTTATGCCCCGGGCAGGTATACCGGCGATTTTTATGGCAGCGGATGGCAGTGGGACGACTACAACGATTATTACCAGGCCGAAATAAATGAATTGCCACTCATGGACAACCTGCTGCATGTGAAGGCCGAAAAAGGAAAAATAACCCTGCTCCCGGCCTTATTTAAAGATTGTTTAGGGGCAGATTCTGCAGCTATAGGGCAAACGTTCGGGCTTGTCCGGGATTTCAACAGCAACCATTTTAAATACCCGCTTATGGTCATTCCTGAAAGCTATACCCAGGATGTGCCTTATAAGGTAAGCCTTCCGCTTACCCTGAGCCTGCTTTCCGATACCCTTCATAAACCGGTAGGACTGGCCAGCCTGAAAATGCCACTGGATGCCAGAACAATCTTCAATTTAAACCGGGATACTGTGCTGAAGGAAATGATGCTGCCGAGTGATAATTTTATAGCCGAACAGCTCCTGCTGGTTTGTGCCAACCAGCTTGGCGAAGAGCTGAATACCCATAAAGCCATTTCCCATATCGAAAAAACATATCTTTCGGCCCTGCCCGATAAGCCCCGCTGGGCAGATGGATCCGGCCTGTCCAGGTACAATCTGTTTACGCCCAGGTCTGTGGTTAAGCTGCTGGACATGATCTATAAAGAGCTCAATAACCCCGAAAAGCTGTTTAACATGATCCCTGCCGGAGGGAAAAGCGGCACCTTAAAAAATGCCTATCCCAAAACCGATAAGCCTTTTGTTTTTGGCAAAACCGGAACGCTTTCCGGGGTGCATAACCAAAGCGGCTTTATCCGCACTAAAAAAGGAAAAACCTTTATCTTTTCCTTTATGAACAACAATTATGTAACCTCTGCCACCGAAGTCAGAAAAGAAATGGTGCGCATTATGACCTATATCCATGAGCAGTTTTAA
- a CDS encoding cold-shock protein, whose protein sequence is MQEGTVKFFNVTKGFGFIIPANGDNEIFVHSTGLIDEIRENDKVEYDVENGKKGLNAINVKVI, encoded by the coding sequence ATGCAAGAAGGAACAGTAAAATTTTTTAATGTGACCAAAGGTTTCGGTTTTATTATCCCAGCTAATGGTGACAACGAAATTTTTGTACATTCAACAGGCCTTATCGACGAAATTCGTGAAAACGACAAAGTTGAATATGACGTTGAAAACGGCAAAAAAGGATTGAATGCGATTAATGTTAAAGTAATCTAG
- a CDS encoding aminotransferase class I/II-fold pyridoxal phosphate-dependent enzyme codes for MSSFNVELTNIQGPLSLNINIQGQDYLYFSGTAYLGIPQNSAFIGHYQDGLKKFGLNNGTSRGNNVQLGIYNEAEAYAAEYFGAEAALITSSGYLAAQLLVRAFASEHLIYAPQTHPALWLNGAPETRGGFSAWAKKTVERINGSPQNKWVLISNSLNNLFPEQYDFSFLRDILPENELFLIVDDSHGIGLIDKGRGVLNTIPVLPNVKVTVVASMAKALGIDAGIILGSTGVIGMLKRSNAFLGASPPAAAGLYAFMQAADIYRDELGKLQELMHYFSGKIDSGDWNFIPGYPVYFSQDPELYAMLLEQQILISSFPYPDHKGRPLNRVVLSSWATKESLDRLLSALKPAGPTAFQRGYRADRNAASL; via the coding sequence ATGAGCAGTTTTAATGTGGAACTGACCAATATTCAGGGTCCGCTTTCCCTGAATATCAATATACAAGGGCAGGACTACCTGTATTTTAGCGGCACGGCCTATCTGGGCATTCCTCAAAATTCCGCCTTTATCGGACATTACCAGGATGGGCTTAAAAAATTCGGTCTTAACAATGGCACCAGCAGGGGCAACAACGTGCAGCTCGGGATTTATAACGAAGCCGAGGCTTATGCCGCTGAATATTTTGGTGCAGAGGCCGCGCTCATTACGTCCAGCGGTTATCTGGCGGCTCAGCTGCTGGTCAGGGCCTTTGCCTCCGAACACCTGATCTATGCGCCTCAAACCCATCCTGCGCTGTGGTTAAACGGAGCTCCCGAAACTAGGGGTGGTTTTTCAGCATGGGCTAAAAAAACAGTTGAGCGCATTAATGGAAGTCCGCAAAATAAATGGGTGCTGATCAGCAATTCTCTAAACAACCTTTTCCCGGAGCAATACGATTTTTCTTTTTTGAGGGACATCCTTCCTGAAAATGAGTTGTTTTTAATTGTGGACGATTCACATGGCATAGGCTTGATCGATAAGGGCAGGGGCGTCTTAAACACCATCCCCGTATTGCCAAATGTTAAAGTAACGGTGGTGGCTTCTATGGCCAAAGCGCTCGGAATAGATGCGGGCATTATATTGGGCAGTACCGGGGTCATCGGCATGCTAAAGCGCAGCAACGCATTTTTGGGCGCATCGCCACCGGCGGCAGCAGGGCTTTATGCTTTTATGCAGGCTGCAGACATTTATCGTGACGAACTCGGGAAACTGCAGGAGCTGATGCATTATTTTTCAGGTAAAATTGACTCCGGGGATTGGAACTTTATACCCGGTTACCCGGTTTATTTTAGTCAGGACCCCGAATTGTACGCCATGCTGCTGGAACAGCAGATCCTCATTTCCTCTTTTCCCTATCCGGACCATAAAGGAAGGCCTTTGAACCGGGTGGTACTGAGCAGCTGGGCAACAAAAGAAAGCTTAGACCGGCTATTAAGTGCATTAAAACCCGCGGGGCCTACAGCTTTTCAAAGGGGATATCGAGCAGATCGTAACGCTGCCAGCCTTTAA
- a CDS encoding aspartyl protease family protein, producing the protein MMVQTGAAIQLLAQDFYFKGNKSKDAISFALVKNLVIVPVYLNNHGPFNFILDTGVGPMIITDPKLIDSLGLRVSRTLEISGLGSGAKIDAFIANDVSVRVGNAWIDNMPTAILKQDIFGLSNYLGTKIYGLLGYHFFKSFVVQLNYSGKRMVFGHPWAFRKIKGERVPIEIENSKPYVNIDIETAEQGHLTVKTLMDNGASHAISLERLKEEPFPVPASSISANLGVGMSGPIAGNIGRVSSLTIGGFKLKGVLASYPRYDDVAAKVILKDRNGNLGADILSRFNITFDYADNSIYLRKNGQFNRPFEHDMSGIEVYLQEDKTRRYFVGRIEPGSPADLAGIKADDEIILINFSPAASFKLDDINNLFKSADGKTIILSIYRDKEIDVKVFKLKQRI; encoded by the coding sequence ATGATGGTTCAGACCGGTGCGGCAATTCAGCTGCTGGCGCAGGATTTTTACTTTAAAGGAAACAAAAGCAAGGATGCCATTTCTTTCGCCCTGGTTAAAAACCTGGTCATCGTGCCGGTATACCTCAATAACCATGGCCCTTTCAATTTCATCTTAGACACCGGTGTAGGACCTATGATCATTACCGATCCGAAACTGATTGACAGCCTGGGCCTCAGGGTTTCGCGGACGCTGGAAATATCGGGCCTGGGGAGCGGCGCCAAAATTGATGCTTTCATTGCCAATGATGTATCGGTCAGGGTTGGCAATGCCTGGATAGACAACATGCCCACGGCGATATTAAAACAGGATATTTTTGGGCTGTCTAACTACCTTGGCACCAAGATCTACGGACTTTTAGGTTATCATTTTTTTAAAAGTTTTGTTGTTCAGCTGAATTATTCGGGTAAAAGAATGGTTTTTGGCCATCCCTGGGCCTTCAGAAAAATAAAAGGGGAAAGGGTGCCTATCGAGATCGAAAACAGCAAGCCGTATGTGAACATCGACATTGAAACGGCTGAGCAGGGCCACCTGACCGTAAAAACACTGATGGACAATGGGGCAAGCCATGCCATCTCGCTGGAGCGGTTAAAAGAGGAGCCTTTTCCGGTACCAGCCTCTTCCATATCGGCCAATCTGGGCGTGGGCATGAGCGGGCCTATTGCCGGAAATATCGGCCGCGTTTCGTCGCTCACGATCGGAGGCTTTAAGCTGAAAGGTGTCCTGGCTTCTTATCCCAGGTATGACGATGTTGCGGCCAAGGTGATCCTGAAAGACCGCAACGGAAACCTTGGGGCCGATATACTGAGTCGTTTTAACATTACGTTTGATTATGCCGACAACTCCATATACCTGCGGAAGAACGGGCAGTTTAACCGCCCCTTTGAGCACGACATGTCGGGCATAGAAGTTTACCTGCAGGAAGATAAAACCAGACGCTATTTTGTAGGGAGGATAGAGCCCGGTTCACCGGCAGACCTGGCGGGAATCAAGGCAGATGATGAGATCATACTGATCAATTTCTCCCCTGCGGCCAGCTTTAAGCTCGACGATATCAATAACCTGTTCAAATCGGCCGATGGGAAAACCATCATCTTATCCATATACCGCGATAAGGAAATTGATGTGAAGGTGTTTAAGCTCAAACAAAGAATTTAA
- a CDS encoding glycerophosphodiester phosphodiesterase yields MKHSSLVIILMAVTLNSAFAQKKTKAIKTWNKNVVIAHRGAWKKQNLPENSIASLKEAIRLGCHGSEFDVHMTKDKVLVVNHDADFQGLHIEQSTYAELLQKKLSNGESIPTAEAYIKEGIKQKGTRLVFEIKPTKTGKAGDIALTDACVAMVKKLKAEAWVDYISFSWDTMLRLREIAPEAHIAYLKGDKSLEELKAANMSGADYHYSVYQKGEWFKKAKELGLTINAWTVNNEAEMKWLLDNNVEFITTNEPELLFEVIKNHK; encoded by the coding sequence ATGAAACACTCATCTTTAGTCATTATTCTGATGGCAGTAACATTAAATAGTGCTTTCGCCCAAAAAAAGACGAAAGCAATCAAAACCTGGAACAAGAATGTAGTTATTGCACACCGCGGCGCCTGGAAAAAACAAAACCTTCCGGAGAACTCTATAGCATCCTTAAAAGAGGCTATCCGCCTGGGCTGTCATGGTAGTGAATTTGATGTGCATATGACCAAAGACAAGGTGCTTGTGGTGAATCATGATGCCGATTTTCAGGGCCTGCACATCGAACAATCTACCTATGCTGAATTGCTTCAGAAAAAGCTGAGTAACGGGGAGTCCATCCCTACTGCAGAAGCCTATATCAAAGAAGGGATCAAACAAAAAGGTACCCGCCTGGTTTTCGAGATCAAGCCGACCAAAACGGGTAAAGCAGGGGATATAGCACTTACAGACGCCTGTGTGGCCATGGTTAAAAAGTTAAAGGCTGAAGCCTGGGTAGATTACATCAGCTTTAGCTGGGACACCATGCTGAGGCTACGTGAAATTGCACCAGAAGCCCATATTGCCTATCTTAAAGGCGATAAATCGCTCGAAGAACTGAAAGCCGCAAACATGAGCGGTGCCGACTACCACTACAGTGTTTACCAGAAAGGGGAGTGGTTCAAAAAAGCAAAAGAGCTGGGGCTCACCATAAATGCCTGGACCGTAAACAACGAGGCAGAAATGAAATGGCTGCTGGACAACAACGTAGAATTTATTACCACCAACGAGCCGGAGCTGCTTTTTGAGGTCATCAAAAACCATAAATAA